The following are encoded together in the Kribbella voronezhensis genome:
- a CDS encoding 4'-phosphopantetheinyl transferase family protein, with amino-acid sequence MTVDAQGFPPPPTSGAVHLFRGRAPTEPAAADLAILDAAELERFARMVPSAGAQFAGSRAAVRRILAGYVRETPGRLGFGRRSCPGCGSPDHGPPQLIRPATRLAFSLSRSDYDWLLAVTADRLVGVDIEGAAAVDFERVAPMVMTPAELAALRAEPEEQARKAVFLRCWTRKEAVLKASGIGLMAPLREIDVLPASSGLVTVSHEAIVGAASWSVQDLPAGSRCVAALAVQAGLPAVEISWPAVDWQQLAAVVS; translated from the coding sequence ATGACCGTGGATGCCCAGGGGTTCCCCCCACCGCCGACAAGCGGTGCGGTGCACCTGTTCCGGGGGCGGGCCCCGACCGAGCCGGCGGCGGCGGATCTCGCGATCCTGGACGCCGCGGAGCTGGAGCGGTTCGCCCGGATGGTGCCGTCGGCCGGCGCGCAGTTCGCCGGCTCACGCGCCGCCGTACGCCGGATCCTGGCCGGCTATGTCCGGGAGACTCCGGGCCGGCTGGGATTCGGGCGACGGAGCTGTCCGGGTTGCGGCAGCCCGGATCACGGTCCGCCACAGCTGATCAGGCCGGCCACCAGGCTGGCCTTCAGCCTGTCGAGGTCCGACTACGACTGGCTGCTCGCGGTCACCGCGGACCGGTTGGTGGGAGTCGACATCGAAGGTGCCGCCGCGGTCGACTTCGAGCGGGTGGCCCCGATGGTGATGACGCCTGCCGAGCTGGCAGCGCTACGTGCCGAGCCTGAGGAGCAGGCCCGGAAGGCCGTGTTCCTGCGCTGCTGGACGCGGAAGGAGGCCGTTTTGAAGGCCAGTGGGATCGGCCTGATGGCGCCCCTGCGCGAGATCGATGTCCTGCCTGCGTCCAGCGGACTGGTCACGGTGTCGCACGAAGCGATCGTCGGCGCTGCGTCCTGGTCGGTTCAGGACCTCCCTGCCGGGTCCCGATGCGTGGCCGCGCTGGCTGTCCAAGCAGGCCTGCCAGCCGTCGAGATCAGTTGGCCGGCAGTCGATTGGCAGCAACTTGCAGCCGTCGTTTCATGA
- a CDS encoding AMP-binding protein: protein MNEDLVTRFGRQVLDDPSRPALIEVSHRDGRAAGSTATYGELHDGARAIAGWLRAHAVPGDRVLLLYPSSIDFAKAFWGCLYAGCVPVPAPLPGTFGHHLSLTTGIALDAGPRLVLTDTEHLDGVADWLIQDRLNELALFATDLVDLSRVQAAGPIEVHGSSPAFVQYTSTGTDLAGHAISHAALARDIELLDNTLDLAAHGTVGGWLPMHHNLGLVGLLLAPLAVGATSVLMSPTEFLKHPQRWLELIDTFDLRLTAAPNFAYDHCVRRISPEAAASFDLSRLRTAVNGPEPVSAATLAAFAQRFAPAGLNPRALTPAYGPADGARLITVSPPGDRIDGPLITPADRWALERDTLQPAVGGLELVSCGPVEGTGLQIFNAATQTELLDGLVGEIWLDGYAPTGDLGVIHGGQLYRTGRVSDRLAIDGRSLYAQDIEQALATLDPAFAELPGCVCAVDVPREELVVLQEVPARSSSVELTALATVVRDALRDRYRVRVANVVFLRPGQIHRVAGRVQRTLMRELFRSDALAPVYEVLGRQTRQRFRFTEPPAAVAPAQPTRRRNAAVPAVAAQ from the coding sequence GTGAACGAGGATCTGGTCACCAGGTTCGGCCGGCAGGTGCTGGACGACCCGTCCCGCCCGGCGCTGATCGAGGTCAGCCACCGGGACGGGCGGGCCGCCGGCAGCACCGCGACGTACGGGGAACTGCATGACGGGGCCCGGGCGATCGCCGGGTGGCTGCGGGCGCACGCGGTACCGGGCGACCGGGTGCTGCTGCTCTACCCGTCCTCGATCGACTTCGCCAAGGCGTTCTGGGGCTGCCTGTACGCCGGTTGCGTGCCGGTGCCCGCTCCCTTGCCGGGCACCTTCGGTCATCACCTGTCCCTGACCACCGGTATCGCGCTGGATGCCGGACCGCGGCTGGTCCTCACCGACACCGAACACCTGGACGGCGTGGCCGACTGGTTGATCCAGGACCGGCTGAACGAGCTGGCCCTGTTCGCCACCGACCTCGTGGATCTGTCCCGGGTGCAGGCTGCCGGGCCGATCGAGGTGCACGGCTCGTCGCCGGCGTTCGTTCAATACACCTCGACTGGTACGGACCTGGCCGGGCACGCGATCTCGCATGCTGCCCTTGCCCGCGACATCGAACTGCTGGACAACACCCTCGACCTGGCCGCCCACGGCACGGTCGGCGGTTGGTTGCCGATGCACCACAACCTCGGCCTGGTCGGCCTGCTGCTGGCGCCGCTGGCGGTCGGGGCGACCAGCGTGCTGATGTCACCGACCGAATTCCTGAAGCACCCGCAGCGCTGGCTGGAACTGATCGACACCTTCGACCTCCGGCTCACCGCGGCGCCGAACTTCGCCTACGACCACTGCGTACGCCGGATCTCCCCCGAGGCCGCCGCCTCCTTCGACCTGTCCAGGCTTCGTACTGCGGTCAACGGGCCCGAGCCGGTCTCGGCCGCCACGCTGGCCGCCTTCGCGCAGCGCTTCGCCCCGGCCGGCCTCAACCCGCGGGCACTCACCCCGGCGTACGGGCCGGCTGACGGGGCCCGGCTGATCACTGTCTCCCCGCCGGGTGACCGGATCGACGGTCCGCTCATCACCCCGGCCGATCGCTGGGCCCTGGAACGAGACACCCTCCAACCGGCCGTCGGCGGGCTCGAGCTGGTCAGCTGCGGTCCTGTGGAGGGCACCGGTCTGCAGATCTTCAACGCGGCCACGCAGACCGAACTGCTCGACGGCCTGGTCGGTGAGATCTGGCTGGACGGCTATGCACCGACCGGCGACCTCGGAGTGATCCACGGCGGCCAGCTGTACCGGACCGGCCGGGTCAGTGACCGGCTGGCCATCGACGGTCGCAGCCTCTACGCGCAGGACATCGAGCAAGCACTCGCAACACTCGATCCGGCCTTCGCGGAGCTTCCCGGCTGCGTCTGCGCGGTCGACGTACCGCGAGAGGAACTGGTGGTCCTGCAGGAGGTACCTGCGCGCAGCAGCAGCGTGGAGCTGACAGCACTGGCCACTGTCGTTCGCGACGCGCTACGCGATCGGTACCGGGTGCGGGTCGCCAACGTCGTCTTCCTCAGGCCAGGACAGATTCACCGAGTCGCCGGACGGGTGCAGCGCACGCTGATGCGCGAACTGTTCCGCAGTGACGCACTCGCCCCTGTCTACGAGGTCCTCGGCCGGCAGACCCGCCAGCGGTTCCGTTTCACCGAGCCACCGGCCGCCGTTGCGCCGGCTCAGCCCACCCGCCGGAGGAATGCCGCTGTGCCGGCCGTGGCGGCCCAGTGA
- a CDS encoding acyl-CoA dehydrogenase family protein: MHKPYQLAADLDAKLGDPTDPGQLFSYETCAGLDARDEFPAAICEQLDNLGLSAYYVPSQYGGALQNFEDLFQLLRTVARRDLTVAVAHGTAYVDAVPTWIAATPALASRLGAELVRSRLAERRFQGGVGDAVDSSPPKSIGPPVAVASPAGYVLTGTTPAAPRTRGPLTGLLARTGDELAELSMFLVETDRAQLDPPARLHGIRGTDHGSLTWYGTEADLIGTEGSGVELAMKSRQLTWILDAAVSLGGIDQVLRLALGRVIEDTVYDLRLVDLPQVRRRLTEAYADLLAAEAVALVATRSVHLSPNELAVTGPAATVFLRDRADDLIQLAAELTSEEGRVGKALRDHQTAGAVSGATRVLRSLAGQLPLLARSYGHPAPLAAAAALSTDLPDLRPDQLQLLARSGSTLMNGLPAAVAELESLANAGVVSHQLAGSAGVLLSVADDLHCQLSDALDPSIALELARRYSLCFAAAACVQVWLRNYAEHSKDDLWTGAVWLEACLVRLLGLLRVPPAGLAETVQIAYGRLMPAMVQQLRAGQLLSLFPYPLPEESRPVDERSRA; encoded by the coding sequence ATGCACAAGCCGTACCAGTTGGCTGCTGACCTCGATGCCAAACTGGGCGACCCGACAGACCCCGGCCAGCTGTTCTCGTACGAGACCTGTGCGGGTCTGGACGCTCGGGACGAGTTCCCGGCCGCCATCTGCGAACAGCTCGACAACCTCGGCCTGTCGGCGTACTACGTGCCGTCGCAGTACGGCGGTGCACTCCAGAACTTCGAGGACCTCTTCCAGCTCCTGCGAACGGTGGCCCGGCGAGACCTGACCGTCGCGGTCGCCCACGGCACGGCGTACGTCGACGCGGTGCCGACCTGGATCGCCGCTACCCCCGCACTCGCCTCTCGACTTGGGGCCGAACTCGTCCGCAGCCGGCTCGCCGAGCGGCGATTCCAAGGCGGCGTAGGGGACGCCGTGGACAGCAGCCCGCCGAAGTCGATCGGGCCGCCCGTGGCTGTCGCCTCACCGGCCGGCTACGTGCTGACCGGCACGACACCGGCAGCGCCGCGGACCCGTGGGCCGTTGACCGGACTGCTGGCCCGGACCGGTGACGAGCTGGCGGAACTGTCGATGTTCCTGGTCGAGACCGACCGCGCCCAGCTCGATCCGCCGGCCCGGCTGCACGGGATTCGCGGTACCGATCACGGCAGCCTGACTTGGTACGGCACCGAAGCCGACCTGATCGGGACGGAAGGCTCCGGCGTCGAGCTCGCGATGAAGAGCCGGCAGCTGACCTGGATCCTCGACGCCGCGGTCTCCCTGGGCGGCATCGACCAGGTACTCCGGCTGGCGCTCGGCCGCGTGATCGAGGACACCGTCTACGACCTCCGCCTGGTCGACCTGCCGCAGGTCCGCCGACGATTGACGGAGGCCTACGCCGACCTGCTCGCGGCGGAGGCGGTCGCGCTGGTCGCCACCAGAAGTGTTCACCTCAGCCCGAACGAGCTGGCGGTGACCGGACCGGCTGCGACGGTCTTCCTTCGCGACCGGGCCGATGACCTCATCCAGCTCGCCGCGGAGCTGACGAGCGAAGAGGGCAGGGTCGGCAAGGCTTTGCGCGATCACCAAACAGCCGGAGCTGTCTCTGGCGCCACGCGAGTGCTCCGAAGCCTTGCCGGGCAACTGCCGCTACTGGCCCGCAGCTATGGGCATCCGGCTCCACTTGCTGCTGCCGCGGCTCTGTCCACCGACCTACCCGACCTGCGGCCGGATCAACTCCAACTGCTGGCCCGCAGCGGCTCAACCCTGATGAACGGACTACCGGCCGCTGTGGCCGAGCTCGAATCGCTGGCCAACGCGGGAGTGGTCAGCCATCAGCTCGCCGGCAGCGCCGGAGTACTGCTCAGCGTCGCCGACGACCTGCACTGCCAGCTGAGCGATGCACTCGACCCGTCGATCGCCTTGGAGCTGGCCCGGCGCTATTCGCTTTGTTTCGCTGCTGCTGCGTGTGTCCAGGTCTGGCTGCGCAACTACGCGGAGCACTCCAAGGACGACCTCTGGACCGGCGCTGTCTGGCTGGAGGCCTGTCTGGTCCGGCTGCTCGGGCTGCTGCGGGTGCCGCCGGCAGGGCTCGCCGAGACCGTGCAGATCGCCTACGGCCGGTTGATGCCGGCGATGGTCCAGCAGCTTCGCGCCGGCCAGTTGCTGTCCCTCTTCCCCTACCCCCTGCCCGAAGAGAGTCGGCCTGTCGACGAGCGGAGCCGGGCATGA
- a CDS encoding helix-turn-helix transcriptional regulator, with the protein MLRPLGLSADAEKIYRCLLEDPRTEIPPLAARMGWPADRLEAGVNELLELALVRYSWERPHELHLVSPEVSLVPLLTQQELALLDKQKEVVASRVAIEEIVAEYGDRAAAGGYHDAERLVGVDNIRLRLEVLLAGVETEVMAFSDGGPQTAATLEAGRPLDESMLERGVRMRGVYLDSLANDGPTARYVGWLHERGARIRTTATLPLRMLIADRKAVMVPMDVTDAAQGALLIRDTGVVAALCALFEAVWEKSASFGASRSGRDDVGLTRQERAVVQLLAEGHTDDVVARRLGVSVRTSRRLTADLMVRLDARSRFQAGVRAIRAGWLPVDDDDQFFPAPASSDSA; encoded by the coding sequence ATGCTCAGACCGTTGGGACTGTCGGCCGACGCCGAGAAGATCTACCGGTGTCTGCTGGAGGACCCGCGGACCGAGATCCCACCGCTGGCGGCCCGGATGGGCTGGCCTGCCGACCGCCTCGAGGCAGGCGTCAACGAACTGCTCGAACTGGCTCTGGTCCGGTACTCCTGGGAACGCCCGCACGAACTGCACCTGGTCAGCCCCGAGGTCAGCCTGGTGCCGCTGCTGACTCAGCAGGAGCTCGCCTTGCTGGACAAGCAGAAAGAGGTCGTCGCCAGCCGGGTCGCGATCGAGGAGATCGTCGCGGAGTACGGCGACCGCGCCGCCGCCGGTGGGTATCACGACGCGGAGCGGCTGGTCGGGGTGGACAACATCCGGCTCCGGCTGGAGGTCCTGCTGGCCGGTGTGGAGACCGAGGTGATGGCCTTCTCCGACGGCGGTCCGCAGACCGCGGCGACTCTGGAGGCGGGCCGGCCGTTGGACGAGTCGATGCTGGAGCGGGGCGTCCGGATGCGCGGCGTCTACCTGGACAGCCTGGCCAACGACGGCCCCACCGCCCGGTACGTCGGCTGGCTGCACGAGCGCGGCGCGCGGATCAGGACGACCGCGACTCTGCCGCTGCGGATGCTGATCGCGGACCGCAAGGCCGTGATGGTCCCGATGGACGTCACCGACGCCGCGCAAGGGGCGCTGCTGATCCGCGACACTGGTGTCGTCGCGGCGCTGTGCGCCCTCTTCGAGGCCGTCTGGGAGAAGAGCGCGAGCTTCGGTGCGAGCCGGTCCGGCCGCGACGACGTCGGCCTGACCCGGCAGGAGCGTGCGGTCGTCCAGTTGCTCGCGGAAGGTCACACCGACGACGTGGTCGCGCGCCGGCTCGGCGTCTCGGTCCGGACCAGCCGCCGGCTGACGGCCGACCTGATGGTCCGCCTCGATGCCCGCAGCCGATTCCAGGCCGGCGTCCGGGCGATCCGCGCCGGCTGGCTGCCCGTCGACGACGACGACCAGTTCTTCCCGGCTCCCGCAAGCTCGGACTCGGCCTGA